In a single window of the Ooceraea biroi isolate clonal line C1 chromosome 8, Obir_v5.4, whole genome shotgun sequence genome:
- the LOC105275688 gene encoding ATP-dependent RNA helicase DDX24, whose product MVKGKKEVNDSGWKALTLEGSLLSNGIEGLIGIEELTEYNLERSSKKGNLVTTKVKPKRKQPTPKRKSSNEGEEIDDVNKSSANKSRTKRAKTEDVKKKNEKKSVDLKHAEEQIESHSKDDLYCHKNLSNKNLKNVNVEMWASMGVPNVVIRALADQNFHTPTVIQARTLPPAILGRKDIMGAAETGSGKTLAFGIPIIKGILDLKAQQLEAALSEESVNDSQSETSNCSDNAQDNDSDSEVEDLSENCVNVVKDIELDDCNSPSEPLYALILTPTRELANQVKQHLVNALKYTDIEVAAVFGGMAAVKQERLLKRNPEIVVATPGRLWELIQEGNSHLNQIDSIRYLVIDETDRMMEKGHFQELHDLLQKMNANPAKVQKRQTFVFSATLTMVHDLPDYLERKKKRYARSKIYKLTPGQKLQKIMHLVKMKSPKIIDLTRESGMADSLTECRIACTIDHKDHYLYYFLKRHSGRTLVFCNSIGCVKRLATLFGILECKPLPLHANMQQRQRLKNLERFQADENGLLIATDVAARGLDIPDIEHVIHYQVPRTSENYVHRSGRTARAQKEGITVLMMEPSEKQNYSKLCKTLGRTHDLPMFPVIDTLLISIKERVNVAREIDKLELKCRRENAQKSWLQKAKEEMDMVDDDDDNESSAESEEAAALKRYLKAKKRQLQSLLSKPVFPKGFSGKYLDDDLKIGLAQDTEKAVEVMKNVMKANPGKVEESNVVSRKRRRPQNSKRRKRFKKA is encoded by the exons ATGGTGAAAGGTAAAAAAGAAGTCAATGATAGCGGGTGGAAAGCCCTGACACTGGAAGGAAGCTTGCTGTCTAATGGCATAGAGGGATTAATTGGAATAGAGGAGTTGACTGAATATAATTTAGAACGAAGTAGCAAGAAAGGTAATCTCGTGACGACGAAGGTCAAACCCAAAAGGAAGCAG CCAACACCAAAGCGTAAATCTTCAAACGAGGGGGAAGAGATTGACGACGTTAATAAATCATCCGCAAATAAATCGAGGACTAAGAGAGCCAAAACAGAAgatgtaaagaaaaagaatgagaAAAAATCAGTGGATTTAAAACATGCTGAAGAACAAATTGAGTCTCACAGCAAAGATGATTTGTACTGCCACAAAAACCTAAGTAacaaaaacttgaaaaatgttaatgttGAAATGTGGGCCTCCATGGGTGTTCCTAATGTTGTGATAAGAGCACTAGCCGATCAGAATTTTCACACTCCCACTGTGATACAAGCTCGAACATTGCCACCTGCGATATTAGGCCGCAAGGATATAATGGGAGCTGCAGAAACGGGCAGTGGCAAGACACTAGCTTTTGGCATCCCGATAATAAAGGGTATCTTGGATTTGAAGGCTCAACAATTGGAGGCAGCGCTCTCTGAGGAATCTGTAAATGATTCCCAAAGTGAAACGTCGAATTGCTCAGACAACGCGCAAG ACAATGACTCTGATTCAGAAGTTGAAGACTTATCAGAGAACTGTGTGAATGTCGTGAAAGATATAGAGCTCGACGATTGCAATTCTCCTAGCGAGCCCTTGTACGCACTAATTCTGACACCAACTCGCGAATTAGCAAATCAAGTAAAACAGCATTTGGTTAACGCACTAAAGTATACTGATATCGAG GTAGCTGCTGTTTTCGGAGGCATGGCAGCAGTGAAACAGGAAAGACTACTGAAAAGGAATCCTGAAATCGTCGTTGCCACGCCTGGAAGACTGTGGGAGCTGATTCAGGAGGGCAACTCGCATCTGAATCAAATAGACTCCATCAG GTACTTGGTCATCGACGAAACGGACCGAATGATGGAGAAGGGCCACTTTCAAGAATTGCACGATCTCTTGCAGAAGATGAACGCGAATCCGGCGAAAGTACAAAAGCGGCAGACGTTCGTGTTCTCGGCTACCTTGACCATGGTGCACGACCTGCCGGATTACctcgagaggaagaaaaagcgaTACGCGAGGAGCAAGATATACAAGCTCACGCCTGGTCAGAAATTGCAGAAGATCATGCACCTGGTAAAAATGAAGAGTCCGAAGATCATCGATCTCACGAGAGAATCAG GTATGGCCGACAGCTTGACGGAGTGTCGAATAGCGTGCACGATCGATCACAAGGACCACTACCTTTACTACTTCTTGAAGAGGCACAGCGGAAGAACATTGGTATTTTGTAACAGCATCGGTTGCGTGAAAAGACTGGCCACTCTCTTCGGCATACTTGAGTGCAAGCCGCTACCTCTGCACGCCAATATGCAGCAGCGGCAACGTTTAAAAAATCTTGAGAG GTTTCAAGCTGACGAGAATGGGTTGTTGATAGCGACGGACGTAGCAGCGAGAGGTTTAGACATACCCGATATAGAGCACGTGATACATTATCAGGTCCCCAGAACGTCCGAG AATTACGTGCACAGAAGCGGTAGAACGGCGAGGGCGCAGAAGGAAGGCATCACCGTCCTGATGATGGAGCCTTCCGAAAAACAAAACTACAGCAAGTTGTGCAAGACTCTCGGACGCA CGCACGATTTGCCAATGTTCCCGGTGATAGACACGCTGCTGATCTCCATAAAGGAACGAGTCAACGTTGCCCGCGAGATCGATAAGCTGGAATTGAAATGTCgccgggagaatgctcagaaGAGTTGGCTGCAGAAAGCAAAGGAGGAGATGGACATGGtggacgatgatgacgataa CGAGTCGTCCGCGGAATCGGAAGAGGCAGCAGCGTTGAAGCGATACTTGAAGGCGAAGAAACGTCAATTGCAATCTCTCCTGTCGAAGCCGGTATTCCCGAAAGGCTTCTCGGGAAAATACCTCgacgatgatttaaaaataggTCTAGCTCAGGACACAGAGAAGGCAGTCGAGGTGATGAAGAACGTGATGAAAGCCAATCCCGGCAAGGTCGAAGAGAGCAACGTCGTGTCGCGGAAAAGGCGACGCCCGCAAAACTCGAAGAGACGCAAGAGATTTAAGAAAGCgtaa